The sequence AGCACTCCAGGACTGTCCTGCACAGGAGACTGAATTTCGGCAGTATTGCCGCCCACCTTGCCTAAAACCGCTGTTGATGCAGGTTTAAACTCATCCGTTGCTTTTTTCTGCAAAATAATTACCCGGCTTTTCTTATCCTGGGATATATAGCTTAGCTTGACGGTTTTCATATCCCCTGTAACTGCCATGCCGTTTCTTGTATATCCCCCGGGAACATTTTGGGGTATTTGGGGAGTAAAACCGGCTGTTTCCGCAGCTTCTTCAACGCTGCCGACCTGCAGTTCGGGATTCTTATCTATTTCCTTAAAGCCTTGCGGCAAGCTATAAGCAAGAAGCTCACCGGGTATATTGTCGCCAAACTCAATGCTGGTATAGGTTACCCTGTATTGAATTGCATTCATCATAGCACTCTCTTTTTGAAGCGGCAGATTCGTCTCCTTGTCAATCCATATTTTGTAGGATTCCCCTCCTCTGGGCAGTACCTCAAATACAGAGGTTTCTCTTCCCGCAACCATCTCTTCTCCCACGGCTTTGATTTGTTCGGCATTTTTGGCATCTTTTATTTCATTGCCAAGTTCCAAGGTGAATTTGTATGGATCGGGGAATGATGGAAAGATGTATACTTGTTCTTCAGCAGGACTCACCTGCCACTTTTTTTCGCCGTTGTTTACGGTTATCAAGCCTTTCTGAAAGCCCTGAAGCTCTTTTACATAGTAGCGTCCCTCGCTGTCCGCCCAAACCTCCCGCATTGCCTGCAAAGTCTCTTCTCCATTGAGATTGGTTTCAACAATGCTGAGGATTCCGTGATATGCTTTAACTTCCTTATATGCCTGCTCCATGGCGTATACAATGTCGGTTCTGCCGGAATACAGTACAAAATTCAGTACAAAAACCAGGACAGCAACTGCCGCAACAGCAGCCGCTCCGGCCAGCCATGTCCATTTTCTTTTTCCGGCGGCGGATTTTTGCGATAATTGAGCACTGACTACCCGGGCCAGCTTTTTTGGATAATCCGCATCCGGCAGAGCAGGCTCCTTCAGACTTCGAATTTTTCTTACCGTATCCATAAGTTCCTCCAATTCCGGTGAATCCGGCAGACACTCGTGCTCGTCAGGCATTTTCTCGGCATTTAATTTATCAATGTATTCGGATAATTTCTTTTCATTTTTGTCC comes from Acetivibrio thermocellus ATCC 27405 and encodes:
- a CDS encoding LolA family protein — translated: MDKNEKKLSEYIDKLNAEKMPDEHECLPDSPELEELMDTVRKIRSLKEPALPDADYPKKLARVVSAQLSQKSAAGKRKWTWLAGAAAVAAVAVLVFVLNFVLYSGRTDIVYAMEQAYKEVKAYHGILSIVETNLNGEETLQAMREVWADSEGRYYVKELQGFQKGLITVNNGEKKWQVSPAEEQVYIFPSFPDPYKFTLELGNEIKDAKNAEQIKAVGEEMVAGRETSVFEVLPRGGESYKIWIDKETNLPLQKESAMMNAIQYRVTYTSIEFGDNIPGELLAYSLPQGFKEIDKNPELQVGSVEEAAETAGFTPQIPQNVPGGYTRNGMAVTGDMKTVKLSYISQDKKSRVIILQKKATDEFKPASTAVLGKVGGNTAEIQSPVQDSPGVLEGGMYSGMADIRSIRWQESGFEYAVIGDAPMNELISFIESITTGPVEIPPENEETPEKPQIEVPVDLKVEKNEQKSVDAGHSPWKLDPVYVAQVFVSLKISPEGIEGEYPVSYEDMEVVKNNGIEAVVEISGDNTPVRRVYLKRLIRQDSTGIWTVVGYDPV